The Streptomyces tendae genome has a window encoding:
- a CDS encoding ferredoxin reductase: MARAAVSGRLGGRLLWLPARLTERRDESDNARTLVFDVPGWPGHLAGQHVDVRLTAEDGYSTQRSYSIGSASGDGERVELTVERVDDGEVSPYLVDDLAVGDLVELRGPVGGWFVWRPDVQREPVLLVGGGSGLVPLMAMIRTRRAAGSRVPFRLVYSLRGPASQLFVSDLRTDDPGLDKTFLYSRSAPERWPRPPGRITANDLTAAGWPPDFEPTCYVCGSTGFVETAAGLLVALGHDPGRIRTERFGPTG; this comes from the coding sequence ATGGCGCGAGCAGCGGTATCAGGGCGACTAGGCGGGCGGCTGCTCTGGCTGCCGGCCCGCCTGACCGAGCGACGGGACGAGTCGGACAACGCCCGCACCCTCGTCTTCGACGTACCCGGCTGGCCGGGCCATCTGGCGGGGCAGCACGTCGACGTGCGGCTCACGGCGGAGGACGGCTACAGCACGCAGCGCAGCTACTCCATCGGCTCGGCGTCCGGCGACGGCGAACGCGTCGAGCTGACCGTCGAGCGGGTCGACGACGGCGAGGTGTCCCCGTACCTGGTGGACGACCTCGCGGTGGGGGACCTGGTGGAGCTGCGCGGGCCGGTCGGCGGCTGGTTCGTGTGGCGGCCCGACGTACAGCGGGAGCCCGTTCTCCTCGTCGGCGGCGGTTCGGGCCTGGTGCCGCTGATGGCCATGATCCGCACCCGGCGCGCCGCCGGCAGCCGCGTCCCCTTCCGGCTGGTGTACAGCCTGCGCGGCCCCGCGTCGCAGCTGTTCGTGAGCGACCTGCGGACGGACGACCCGGGGCTCGACAAGACCTTTCTCTACAGCCGCTCCGCTCCGGAGCGCTGGCCGCGGCCTCCCGGGCGTATCACCGCGAACGATCTCACCGCCGCGGGATGGCCGCCGGACTTCGAGCCGACCTGTTACGTCTGCGGATCCACCGGATTCGTCGAAACGGCGGCCGGTCTGCTCGTGGCACTCGGGCACGACCCCGGCCGCATCCGGACCGAACGTTTCGGACCCACCGGATGA
- a CDS encoding DUF6510 family protein, with translation MTVTQGFLDGNAAAGDLESLFGTDMTMASGQCQGCGRRMMLAEAHAYLGGPGTVLRCPGCEDVLLRMVRSPQHMWFDASGLNYLRVPASA, from the coding sequence ATGACCGTCACGCAAGGTTTCCTCGACGGCAACGCCGCCGCCGGGGACCTGGAGTCGCTGTTCGGCACCGACATGACCATGGCCTCGGGACAGTGCCAGGGCTGCGGCCGGCGCATGATGCTGGCCGAGGCACACGCCTACCTCGGAGGCCCCGGTACGGTGCTGCGCTGTCCCGGCTGCGAGGACGTGTTGCTGCGCATGGTCCGCTCCCCGCAGCACATGTGGTTCGACGCGAGCGGCCTGAACTACCTGCGGGTCCCCGCGTCCGCCTGA
- a CDS encoding VOC family protein: MDLKLELIVLPVSDVDRAKAFYEGLGFRLDLDKAASEDWRAVHFTPPGSECSVIFGKGLTSVPPGSAQGMYLVVDDIEKSRAELVDRGVEVSEVFHDANAVFYHGHGGGDFTHDPGQGQGRLPGLHPDRMSYGSFATFSDPDGNGWVLQEVQQRLPGR; encoded by the coding sequence ATGGATCTGAAGCTCGAACTCATCGTGCTGCCCGTCTCGGACGTCGACCGGGCCAAGGCCTTCTACGAGGGCCTGGGATTCCGCCTGGACCTCGACAAGGCGGCCAGTGAGGATTGGCGTGCCGTGCACTTCACGCCGCCCGGTTCGGAGTGCTCGGTCATCTTCGGCAAGGGCCTGACGTCCGTGCCGCCGGGCTCCGCACAGGGCATGTACCTCGTCGTCGACGACATCGAGAAGAGCCGCGCGGAACTCGTCGACCGCGGTGTCGAGGTGAGCGAGGTCTTCCACGACGCGAACGCCGTCTTCTACCACGGCCACGGCGGCGGGGACTTCACCCACGACCCCGGCCAGGGCCAGGGCCGGCTGCCGGGTCTCCACCCGGACCGGATGTCCTACGGCTCCTTCGCCACCTTCAGCGACCCGGACGGCAACGGCTGGGTGCTGCAGGAGGTGCAGCAGCGGCTCCCCGGCCGCTGA
- a CDS encoding NADP-dependent oxidoreductase has product MRAIRAHDRDAPVDSLVAEEAPYPYAGQGDVVVKVRAACFTPGELTWPASWVDRGGRERAPVVPGHEVSGEVAEVSVGTTGLSVGQRVVGLTDWNRDGTLAEYVAVEARNLAPLPAGMDHVHGAALPMPGLTAWQGLFVHGRIETGQSVLVHGAGGGVGMAATQLARDAGARVLGSGRAKSRERVLELGAEEFVDLEQPAWEEAVGLVDLVFDAVGGTVLDRSAAVLRPGGTLISISRPPTVRPEDGRALYFIVEPGRDHLAQVVDRYRKGRWRPLVGSVRTLPEVPDAFRTKSGTAGKTVVAVA; this is encoded by the coding sequence ATGAGAGCGATACGAGCTCATGATCGCGACGCACCCGTGGACAGTCTGGTCGCGGAGGAGGCCCCGTATCCGTATGCGGGCCAGGGCGACGTCGTCGTGAAGGTGCGCGCGGCCTGCTTCACCCCCGGTGAACTCACCTGGCCCGCCTCGTGGGTCGACCGGGGCGGCAGGGAGCGGGCCCCCGTCGTACCGGGGCACGAGGTGTCCGGGGAGGTCGCGGAGGTGTCGGTCGGCACCACCGGACTGTCCGTGGGACAGCGGGTGGTGGGCCTGACCGACTGGAACCGGGACGGCACCCTCGCCGAGTACGTGGCGGTGGAGGCGCGCAATCTCGCGCCGCTGCCCGCGGGCATGGATCACGTGCACGGGGCGGCCCTGCCGATGCCGGGTCTCACGGCCTGGCAAGGGCTGTTCGTGCACGGCCGGATCGAGACCGGGCAGAGCGTGCTGGTGCACGGAGCGGGAGGGGGGGTGGGAATGGCAGCCACACAGCTCGCCCGTGACGCCGGTGCGCGTGTGCTCGGATCGGGCCGCGCGAAGAGCAGGGAGCGGGTGCTGGAACTGGGCGCCGAGGAGTTCGTCGACCTGGAGCAGCCGGCGTGGGAGGAAGCCGTGGGCCTCGTCGACCTCGTCTTCGACGCCGTCGGTGGGACGGTGCTCGACCGCTCGGCCGCCGTCCTCAGACCGGGCGGCACCCTGATCAGCATCTCCCGCCCTCCGACCGTACGGCCCGAGGACGGCCGGGCCCTGTACTTCATCGTCGAGCCCGGCCGTGACCACCTCGCGCAGGTCGTCGACCGGTACCGGAAGGGCCGGTGGCGGCCTTTGGTGGGGAGTGTCCGCACGCTTCCCGAGGTGCCGGACGCGTTCCGCACCAAGTCCGGTACGGCCGGCAAGACGGTCGTCGCCGTCGCCTGA
- a CDS encoding alpha/beta fold hydrolase yields the protein MNNASEDPSSAEDPEPSPPAGRRRRRRSVIGGLIATVAAMSLVGGWALTTADASLRRGGPSAGDASTAPPTTVTVPPKTLGTVANSPGLSAEFRRTFSDRFVETDGLRQHVVVGGEGPPLLLVHGWPENWYAWRLVMPELARHFTVIAPDQRGIGLTGKPRTGYDTGTLAKDLTALMDALGHERFSLVGHDTGMIIAYALAADFPERVERVAFAEVPGPPGVTPSPPLFVPEPLNNRLWHIPFNRVDDPLVERLVTGREDIFYGYEFAVQGGGVSKEAMDYYVRLLSDPESLTGSFGFYRAWDDTLAQNEKRATTKLTMPVLGIGGAESWGPAVADSFKGVATDVRGTVIPDAGHWLAEQAPDALLATLTEFLRTGGADASPLPAEK from the coding sequence ATGAACAACGCTTCAGAAGACCCTTCATCCGCCGAGGACCCGGAACCCTCGCCACCGGCCGGACGCAGACGTCGGCGACGCTCCGTGATCGGCGGCCTGATAGCCACCGTCGCGGCCATGTCACTGGTCGGCGGGTGGGCCCTGACGACGGCCGACGCCTCTCTGCGCCGGGGTGGCCCCTCCGCGGGTGACGCCTCCACCGCCCCGCCCACCACCGTCACGGTGCCCCCGAAGACGCTCGGTACCGTCGCGAATTCACCCGGGCTGTCCGCGGAGTTCAGGCGGACGTTCAGCGACCGCTTCGTCGAGACCGACGGCCTGCGCCAGCACGTGGTCGTCGGCGGTGAGGGTCCGCCTCTGCTGCTGGTGCACGGCTGGCCCGAAAATTGGTACGCGTGGCGGCTGGTGATGCCGGAACTGGCCCGCCACTTCACGGTAATCGCCCCCGACCAGCGCGGTATCGGCCTGACCGGGAAGCCGCGCACCGGATACGACACCGGCACCCTCGCCAAGGACCTGACCGCTCTCATGGACGCGCTCGGTCATGAGCGGTTCTCCCTGGTCGGCCACGACACGGGCATGATCATCGCCTACGCACTGGCCGCCGACTTCCCCGAGCGGGTCGAGCGGGTGGCCTTCGCCGAGGTTCCCGGACCTCCGGGCGTCACCCCCTCGCCCCCGTTGTTCGTCCCCGAGCCACTCAACAACAGGCTGTGGCACATCCCCTTCAACCGGGTCGACGACCCGCTCGTGGAGCGGCTCGTCACGGGCAGGGAGGACATCTTCTACGGCTACGAGTTCGCCGTACAGGGCGGTGGCGTGTCCAAGGAGGCCATGGACTACTACGTCCGCCTCCTGTCCGATCCGGAGAGTCTGACGGGGAGCTTCGGCTTCTACCGGGCCTGGGACGACACACTCGCGCAGAACGAGAAGCGCGCGACGACGAAGCTGACCATGCCGGTGCTCGGCATCGGCGGCGCGGAGAGCTGGGGGCCGGCGGTGGCCGACTCGTTCAAGGGCGTCGCCACGGATGTCCGTGGGACGGTGATCCCCGACGCCGGCCACTGGCTCGCCGAGCAGGCCCCCGACGCGCTGCTCGCGACCCTGACCGAGTTCCTGCGCACCGGCGGCGCCGACGCCTCTCCGCTGCCGGCCGAGAAGTAG
- a CDS encoding NAD(P)H-binding protein, with protein MPSRQSVLVTGAGGVGRAVIEHLRADGVPVRVLVRRDDERAAGLRRLGAEVVLGDLTRPDTVAAGLWDIDRMYFAMPVSRDHLLAATVVASVAREYGELDVLVGMSQMTVSQMTATSTDESHQQRLHWLAERVLDWSGLPVVHVRPTSFLDNPLFTTLAARSIMADGTLALPFGSGRTSPVAVADVARVVAGLLADRRGHLDHVYELTGPRAMDMTEMAGEYSRALGRSVVYTDVPLERWREEVLSRAGLPPHIEDHIVTMCRLHRENRYDRVTDDVERVTGVPAQAVEEFVAARRDQYLAPEPADRLG; from the coding sequence ATGCCTTCTCGTCAGTCCGTCCTCGTCACCGGCGCCGGCGGTGTGGGCCGCGCGGTGATCGAACACCTTCGCGCTGACGGCGTACCGGTACGCGTTCTGGTCCGTCGCGACGACGAGCGGGCGGCGGGACTCCGCCGGCTCGGCGCGGAGGTGGTCCTCGGTGACCTCACCCGACCCGATACCGTCGCCGCCGGCCTGTGGGACATCGACCGCATGTACTTCGCCATGCCGGTCTCCCGTGACCACCTGCTGGCCGCGACCGTCGTGGCGAGCGTGGCGCGGGAGTACGGCGAGCTGGACGTCCTGGTCGGCATGTCCCAGATGACGGTGTCGCAGATGACCGCCACCAGCACCGACGAGTCCCACCAGCAGCGCCTGCACTGGCTGGCCGAGCGGGTGCTCGACTGGTCCGGTCTGCCCGTGGTGCACGTCCGGCCCACGTCGTTCCTGGACAATCCGCTGTTCACGACGCTCGCCGCCCGGTCGATCATGGCGGACGGCACGCTCGCCCTGCCCTTCGGGAGCGGACGCACGTCGCCCGTCGCGGTCGCCGACGTCGCCCGGGTCGTGGCCGGCCTGCTGGCCGACCGGCGGGGCCACCTGGACCACGTCTACGAGCTGACCGGCCCGCGCGCGATGGACATGACGGAGATGGCCGGAGAGTACTCCCGGGCGCTCGGCCGGTCCGTCGTCTACACGGACGTGCCCCTGGAGCGGTGGCGGGAGGAGGTTCTCTCCCGGGCGGGACTGCCCCCGCACATCGAGGACCACATCGTCACCATGTGCCGGCTGCACCGCGAGAACCGTTACGACCGGGTCACCGACGACGTCGAGCGGGTGACGGGCGTACCGGCCCAGGCCGTCGAGGAGTTCGTGGCCGCCCGCCGGGACCAGTACCTCGCTCCTGAGCCCGCCGACCGCCTCGGCTGA
- a CDS encoding DUF2254 domain-containing protein — protein MPTWSFRFQLGQYVRTSLWILPVLGLALGALLGEGALALDDMVGIPTGWRYTATTATGVLTAIVGAMVALLGFVVTIGVLVVQQATGTLSPRYMRLWYRNRLQKAVLSLFAGTFAFAFTLLRRIGPGTVPDLGVTLAGLAVAVSLVMLLVYLNRFVHDLRPVAIADRVRRTGLRVLGTSLQAQGRCTLLDEAAHPGHGTPAEVVRSADGGALQGMDVGGLMRAAARHDCVLVVAHRVGDFVPPGAVLIEVHGAPRTPPEPRRLAGLVALGAERTVEQDPAFALRVLVDIAVRALSSAVNDPTTAVQVLNHIDAFLHEVGRSELRGRHVLGDADGAPRAVVPGRSWEEYLELGVTEVREYGVGSLQVCRRLRALLEGLLPGVPAERRPAVRRQLTLLDAAVEREFPDAFRRSLARTGDRQGIGGGSPSPGTPPRHGPR, from the coding sequence ATGCCTACCTGGTCGTTCCGGTTCCAGCTGGGGCAGTACGTCAGGACGAGCCTGTGGATCCTGCCGGTGCTGGGACTGGCCCTGGGGGCCCTTCTCGGCGAGGGCGCGCTGGCCCTGGACGACATGGTGGGGATCCCGACCGGCTGGCGGTACACGGCCACCACGGCGACGGGCGTGCTGACCGCCATCGTCGGTGCCATGGTCGCCCTGCTCGGATTCGTCGTCACGATCGGTGTGCTGGTCGTCCAGCAGGCCACCGGCACGCTGTCCCCGCGCTACATGCGCCTGTGGTACCGGAACCGGCTGCAGAAGGCCGTGCTGTCCCTGTTCGCGGGCACCTTCGCCTTCGCGTTCACGCTGCTGCGCCGGATCGGCCCCGGCACGGTGCCCGATCTCGGCGTCACCCTGGCCGGCCTGGCCGTCGCGGTCAGTCTGGTGATGCTGCTGGTCTACCTCAACCGGTTCGTGCACGACCTGCGTCCCGTGGCCATCGCCGACCGGGTGCGCCGCACCGGCCTGCGGGTGCTGGGCACCTCGCTGCAGGCCCAGGGGCGGTGCACCCTGCTCGACGAGGCGGCCCACCCGGGACACGGCACACCGGCCGAGGTCGTCCGCTCCGCAGACGGCGGGGCCCTCCAGGGGATGGACGTGGGTGGGTTGATGAGGGCCGCCGCGCGCCACGACTGCGTGCTGGTGGTGGCGCACCGCGTGGGTGACTTCGTGCCTCCGGGGGCCGTGCTGATCGAGGTCCACGGGGCGCCCCGCACCCCGCCCGAGCCGCGCCGGCTGGCCGGGCTGGTGGCGCTGGGCGCCGAGCGGACCGTCGAGCAGGACCCCGCCTTCGCGCTGCGCGTGCTGGTCGACATCGCCGTCCGGGCCCTGTCCTCGGCGGTGAACGACCCGACCACCGCCGTCCAGGTCCTCAATCACATCGACGCGTTCCTGCACGAGGTGGGCCGGTCCGAGCTGAGGGGCAGGCACGTGCTCGGCGACGCCGACGGCGCCCCGCGGGCCGTCGTACCCGGCCGGAGCTGGGAGGAGTACCTCGAGCTCGGCGTGACGGAGGTGCGCGAGTACGGCGTCGGCTCGCTGCAGGTGTGCCGGCGTCTGCGGGCCCTGCTGGAGGGCCTGCTGCCGGGTGTCCCGGCGGAGCGGCGTCCGGCGGTGCGCCGCCAGCTCACGCTGCTCGACGCCGCCGTGGAGCGGGAGTTCCCCGACGCCTTCCGCCGCTCGCTGGCCCGCACCGGCGACCGCCAGGGCATCGGGGGCGGGAGCCCCTCCCCCGGCACCCCGCCGCGTCACGGTCCCCGGTAG